One Anastrepha obliqua isolate idAnaObli1 chromosome 6, idAnaObli1_1.0, whole genome shotgun sequence DNA window includes the following coding sequences:
- the LOC129250829 gene encoding uncharacterized protein LOC129250829, which translates to MSTSRRRRAAQEAPLENNAEQAGESAASDSENVQMAEATNEYKREEGSHMEGDDKQNNSSNDDILKFLAERILQNDRNNGCGVSVESFAKIIPCFDGVSIPIRQWLNNFNENSEAYELNSKQKYVNARNKMKGVAALFLETITVSSYDSLCVALLNEFEQKLSSAEVHKQLATRKKLISENFHEYVLQMRKIAALGCFEEESVIAYIADGVDIREDRKYPLYSATSYKELIKAYELIMSLNRNLMPNKRRSSANTQAQHDENFNNADRKPLRCFNCGSTQHKRAECREDTKCFRCNGSGHTSKDCVAVKQSVNVVIEKIVQKRIKQMKINNEILSCLVDTGSDVSLMRKGVFDAKYSRCSLKRVLLGCSVWEMSQQLFWVSLTLKLTSTGCIHNTRFFLFPIRR; encoded by the coding sequence ATGTCAACATCCAGAAGGCGCAGAGCTGCCCAAGAAGCACCGTTGGAAAATAATGCAGAGCAGGCAGGGGAAAGTGCGGCATCAGACAGCGAAAACGTACAGATGGCGGAAGCGACCAACGAGTACAAACGTGAAGAGGGCAGTCACATGGAGGGCGACGACAAGCAAAACAACAGCAGTAACGacgacattttgaaatttttagccgAAAGAATTCTCCAGAATGATCGAAACAATGGATGCGGCGTCTCAGTTGAGAGCTTCGCAAAAATCATACCGTGTTTCGATGGGGTATCGATTCCGATTAGGCAGTggctgaataactttaatgaaaattcGGAAGCATATGAGCTGAATAGTAAGCAGAAATATGTAAATGCACGCAATAAAATGAAAGGCGTGGCAGCTTTGTTCTTAGAAACAATAACAGTTTCGAGCTATGATTCTCTTTGCGTAGCGTTGTTAAATGAGTTTGAACAAAAACTAAGCAGCGCTGAAGTACATAAACAGTTGGCAACGCgtaaaaaactaatttccgAAAATTTCCATGAGTATGTTTTACAAATGCGAAAAATAGCAGCACTTGGCTGTTTTGAAGAAGAGTCGGTAATTGCATACATAGCTGACGGTGTAGATATTCGCGAGGACAGGAAATATCCTCTTTACAGTGCAACATCGTATAAGGAATTAATAAAAGCGTACGAATTAATAATGTCattaaatagaaatttaatGCCAAATAAACGTCGTTCTTCAGCCAATACACAGGCGCAACACGATGAAAACTTTAACAACGCCGATCGTAAGCCGCTGCGCTGTTTTAATTGTGGTTCAACACAACACAAAAGAGCCGAATGTAGGGAAGATACCAAGTGCTTCAGATGCAATGGCAGCGGCCATACATCCAAAGACTGTGTTGCTGTAAAACAAAGTGTTAATGTTGTGATAGAAAAGATAGTTCAAAAGCGAATTAAACAGATGAAAATCAACAACGAGATATTATCCTGCTTGGTGGACACTGGATCTGATGTCTCTCTGATGCGTAAAGGCGTTTTCGATGCAAAATATAGTAGATGTTCGTTGAAAAGAGTTTTACTAGGTTGTTCGGTTTGGGAAATGTCGCAACAGTTGTTTTGGGTGAGTTTAACGCTGAAGTTAACGTCGACGGGCTGCATACACAACACAcgtttcttcttgttcccgatACGACGATAA